The Apium graveolens cultivar Ventura chromosome 11, ASM990537v1, whole genome shotgun sequence genome has a window encoding:
- the LOC141696139 gene encoding uncharacterized protein LOC141696139 has product MSEFNGKGDPEDHCEKYELLMVGMGHNDIMLCKMFNTYLKGSTSMWYKSLKPRSIGSYEQLKRKFLKYYSHLCRKAKDTEALVHCRQRANEELGDYLARFKEEAGMITNLDKIKAMGFLTAGLDPYKGKKLRSSLYDFPPKSLNDIYVSGENIRRKMESIGGYKDTRRDDRSKRTDRNEGSRSGSDRRDSRKEGRKESDRGAERRRDRDSAVFTPLNAPISKILHEIKGKPRFVCPAKMKVPNHKKNPDKYSDYHRDKGHNTDECYHLKKLIERMIKDGELNQFVRDLRDRLGPKENPEEEVEADEPERRDRIRGEVKTIYGGSILDKDSKTAKKRYARQVYNLYQFGQAKPHMPMTFSTEDYEDVIRPHEDPLIINPIIGKNKIWKVMMDTGSSANILFHKTYCKMNLEGEQLEPCNEAPLYAIGGHPIQFEGTITLPVLLGKLPYTAEKLVKFYVVRIESPYNAIFGRLFLSTFEAVESIPDLKLKFPTEKGVGEMRGDQKTARIIMLEDLEKDQEYEGPDGTGKRKQAESEPSGSRETLNIELEKFGADLSSPIAEPAAETEEVELYAGHSGKMVRIGKNMGPDLKVKVIAVIRQYHDVFAWGSEDMPGLDPKTATHCLNVQPEAKPVKQKKRTFAVERQKVIEAEVEKLLEAKFIEEIEYPDWLANVVVVKKSNGKWRMCVDYTDLNKACPKDHYPLPNIDQLIDATAGYEVLSFLDAFSGYH; this is encoded by the coding sequence ATGAGCGAGTTCAACGGGAAAGGGGACCCCGAGGACCATTGTGAAAAGTATGAACTCCTGATGGTTGGGATGGGCCACAACGATATAATGCTGTGCAAAATGTTCAACACTTATCTCAAAGGGTCTAcctcgatgtggtacaaatccCTGAAGCCTCGGTCAATCGGGTCTTACGAGCAGTTGAAGAGGAAATTTTTAAAGTACTATTCGCACCTGTGCCGAAAGGCGAAGGACACCGAAGCCTTGGTCCATTGTCGGCAGAGGGCGAATGAGGAGTTGGGGGATTATCTCGCTAGATTCAAGGAAGAAGCGGGAATGATCACCAATTTGGACAAAATCAAAGCTATGGGCTTCCTAACGGCGGGGCTAGACCCCTATAAAGGTAAAAAGCTTCGTTCATCTCTTTACGATTTCCCCCCAAAATCCCTAAATGATATATATGTGAGTGGCGAGAATATTCGCCGCAAGATGGAAAGTATTGGGGGATATAAAGACACAAGAAGGGACGACCGATCAAAGCGAACCGACAGAAATGAGGGCTCAAGATCAGGATCTGACCGAAGGGATAGCAGAAAGGAAGGAAGGAAGGAATCAGATCGAGGGGCCGAACGACGTCGAGATAGAGATTCGGCCGTGTTCACTCCTTTGAATGCGCCGATCTCCAAGATTCTTCATGAGATAAAGGGCAAGCCGAGATTTGTTTGCCCCGCCAAGATGAAGGTCCCGAACCACAAGAAAAACCCCGATAAGTACAGTGACTATCACAGGGACAAGGGGCATAACACAGATGAATGCTACCACCTCAAGAAGCTCATTGAGCGCATGATCAAAGACGGCGAGCTTAATCAGTTCGTCCGAGATCTGAGAGATAGATTGGGGCCGAAGGAAAACCCAGAGGAGGAAGTAGAGGCCGATGAGCCAGAACGAAGGGACAGGATAAGGGGCGAAGTAAAAACTATATATGGGGGGAGCATCCTGGATAAGGATAGCAAGACTGCAAAGAAGAGGTACGCCCGACAGGTGTACAATCTGTATCAGTTCGGGCAGGCAAAGCCCCACATGCCCATGACCTTCAGCACTGAAGACTATGAGGATGTCATTCGCCCGCACGAGGACCCTCTGATCATCAATCCTATCATCGGGAAAAATAAAATATGGAAGGTGATGATGGATACCGGCAGCTCAGCCAATATACTATTCCACAAAACCTACTGTAAGATGAACTTGGAGGGAGAGCAACTAGAGCCCTGCAACGAGGCCCCCCTCTATGCAATCGGAGGTCATCCAATTCAGTTCGAAGGAACGATTACTCTTCCGGTCCTCCTGGGCAAGTTGCCGTATACCGCCGAGAAGCTGGTGAAGTTCTACGTGGTTCGGATTGAAAGCCCGTACAATGCAATATTTGGCAGGCTCTTCTTATCAACTTTCGAAGCAGTGGAGTCCATACCTGACCTCAAACTCAAGTTCCCAACTGAAAAAGGGGTAGGAGAAATGAGGGGCGATCAGAAAACTGCCCGAATCATAATGCTCGAAGACCTTGAGAAGGATCAAGAATATGAAGGGCCGGATGGAACCGGAAAGAGAAAGCAGGCAGAATCCGAACCCAGCGGAAGTCGGGAAACATTGAACATTGAGTTGGAAAAATTTGGGGCTGATCTCTCGAGTCCTATCGCCGAACCCGCGGCAGAGACTGAAGAAGTGGAGTTGTACGCAGGCCATTCGGGAAAGATGGTACGGATAGGCAAAAATATGGGGCCAGACCTGAAGGTGAAGGTAATAGCTGTCATTCGGCAATACCATGATGTGTTCGCCTGGGGGTCCGAAGATATGCCCGGATTGGATCCCAAGACGGCAACGCACTGCTTGAATGTGCAGCCCGAGGCCAAGCCGGTAAAGCAAAAGAAGAGGACATTTGCAGTCGAACGACAGAAGGTAATAGAGGCTGAGGTGGAAAAACTTTTAGAGGCCAAATTTATCGAGGAGATCGAGTATCCTGACTGGCTAGCCAATGTGGTGGTCGTGAAGAAGTCGAACGGGAAATGGAGGATGTGCGTGGATTACACTGACCTCAATAAAGCATGTCCGAAGGATCACTACCCATTGCCTAACATCGACCAACTAATAGACGCAACCGCAGGATATGAGGTACTTAGTTTTTTGGATGCTTTTTCTGGTTATCATTAA